A stretch of Chitinophagales bacterium DNA encodes these proteins:
- a CDS encoding methylmalonyl-CoA mutase gives MGKKEDKNNFYTDSGIEIQRAYTRLLKDTSEQPGEFPYTRGIHANMYRQKLWTMRQYAGFSTAEESNRRYHYLLKHGTTGLSVAFDLPTQIGYDSDHEMAEGEVGKVGVAIDSLKDMEALFQGIPLQNITTSMTINATAYILLAMYIALAKKQNADLKKISGTVQNDILKEYAARGTYIYPPKASMRLITDIFEYCGRELPSWNTISVSGYHIREAGATAVQEVAFTLSNGKAYLQAALNRGLDINVFARRISFFFNAHNNLFEEVAKFRAARRMWAKITRESGATDAGAQMLRFHTQSGGSTLTAQQPLNNIARVTVQALAAVLGGTQSLHTNGYDEALSLPTESAAAIALRTQQIIAYESGVTQTVDPLGGSFFIEQLTDEVEKEAWKYIEKIDALGGSVQAIEDGFIQNEIAASAYKYQQEIENGDKIIVGLNKFIKENEEANIIFKIDDSIRELQKEKLHELKKQRDPQKVDQILEELERVAHTEENIMPAVVEAVESFATLGEISDTLRKVFGEYKA, from the coding sequence ATGGGAAAAAAGGAGGACAAAAATAATTTCTATACGGATTCCGGAATTGAAATACAGCGTGCATATACCAGGTTATTAAAAGATACTTCAGAACAACCGGGTGAATTTCCATATACCCGCGGTATTCATGCAAACATGTACCGGCAAAAATTATGGACCATGCGGCAATATGCAGGTTTTTCCACTGCTGAAGAATCGAACCGGCGCTACCATTATCTTTTAAAACACGGTACCACCGGCCTATCCGTGGCCTTTGATCTTCCAACGCAGATAGGTTACGATTCAGACCATGAAATGGCTGAAGGAGAAGTGGGAAAAGTAGGTGTAGCAATTGATTCTTTGAAAGATATGGAAGCGTTGTTTCAAGGAATACCATTGCAGAATATTACTACTTCTATGACCATTAATGCAACCGCTTACATTCTTTTAGCCATGTATATTGCTCTGGCAAAAAAGCAAAATGCGGATCTGAAAAAAATTTCAGGCACTGTTCAAAACGATATACTAAAGGAGTATGCCGCACGCGGTACTTATATCTATCCACCAAAAGCTTCCATGAGGTTGATCACCGATATTTTTGAATATTGCGGTCGTGAATTACCGTCATGGAATACCATTTCCGTATCAGGTTATCACATTCGGGAGGCCGGCGCCACTGCGGTGCAGGAAGTGGCATTTACACTTTCAAACGGTAAGGCCTATTTACAAGCCGCACTCAACAGGGGGTTGGATATTAATGTATTTGCGAGGAGGATTTCTTTTTTCTTCAATGCTCATAACAACCTTTTTGAAGAGGTAGCAAAATTCCGGGCGGCCAGGCGCATGTGGGCGAAAATTACCAGAGAGTCAGGGGCTACAGATGCAGGTGCGCAAATGTTGCGGTTTCATACACAATCCGGGGGATCAACGCTTACAGCTCAGCAACCCCTGAATAACATTGCCAGGGTTACTGTTCAGGCACTTGCTGCAGTATTGGGTGGCACTCAGTCTCTCCATACAAACGGATATGATGAGGCACTGAGCTTGCCTACAGAATCTGCTGCAGCAATTGCATTGCGAACTCAGCAGATAATAGCTTATGAGAGCGGAGTTACTCAAACAGTGGATCCGCTTGGCGGTTCTTTTTTCATTGAGCAGCTAACGGATGAAGTGGAAAAAGAAGCGTGGAAATATATAGAAAAGATAGATGCTTTGGGCGGATCTGTGCAAGCCATAGAGGACGGCTTTATTCAAAATGAAATAGCCGCTTCAGCATATAAGTACCAGCAGGAAATAGAAAACGGTGATAAAATAATAGTCGGGTTAAATAAATTTATAAAGGAAAATGAGGAAGCAAATATTATTTTTAAAATAGATGATTCCATTAGAGAATTACAGAAGGAAAAACTTCATGAATTAAAGAAACAAAGGGATCCGCAAAAAGTAGATCAGATATTGGAAGAGCTGGAGAGAGTGGCGCATACGGAGGAAAATATTATGCCTGCGGTAGTCGAGGCGGTTGAAAGTTTTGCCACGCTGGGTGAAATTTCAGATACGCTACGGAAGGTGTTCGGAGAGTATAAAGCCTGA
- the dnaA gene encoding chromosomal replication initiator protein DnaA gives MNKSPDDVWKSCLKIVKDNVNLQSYKTWFEPIKPIKLEKNVLTIQVPSQFFYEWLEEHYVTLLRKIIRRELDKDARLEYQIVVDGNSGQNTPYTVNIPTYNTNTNKNPEVLAPMVLGNQIKNPFVIPGLKKVQIDSQLNSNYSFDSFVEGDCNRLARSASFAVANKPGGTSFNPLVVHGGVGLGKTHLLHALGNQVKMNFIEKTVLYVPSEKFTNQFIDYLKNNAVNEFIHFYQMIDVLLVDDIQFFANKDRTQDIFFHIFNHLHQSGKQLILTSDRSPRDLEGIEERLLSRFKMGLTTDLSCPDFETRMAILEKKIYADGIELPHDVIEFVAYNVSSNVRELEGALISLLAQSSLNKKEIDLETAKKIIKNFVKSISREVSIEFIQKSVCEYFNVQQDKLKEKTRKRAIVQARQLSMYLSKSFTKNSLKVIGRHFGGRDHSTVIHSCQAVRDLMDTDKEFRESVADIEKRIQLSIS, from the coding sequence ATGAACAAATCACCCGATGATGTATGGAAAAGCTGCTTAAAAATTGTTAAAGATAATGTGAACCTTCAAAGTTATAAGACCTGGTTCGAACCTATAAAACCCATAAAACTTGAAAAGAATGTTTTAACAATCCAGGTACCCAGCCAATTTTTTTATGAATGGCTGGAGGAACATTACGTAACATTGCTTCGAAAAATTATTCGTCGTGAGCTGGATAAGGACGCGCGATTAGAATATCAGATTGTTGTGGACGGAAATTCCGGACAAAACACTCCTTATACCGTCAACATACCAACGTATAATACCAATACAAATAAAAATCCTGAGGTTTTGGCTCCTATGGTTCTCGGTAATCAAATAAAAAATCCTTTTGTGATACCGGGGCTGAAAAAGGTACAGATCGATTCGCAGCTGAATTCCAATTATAGCTTTGATTCATTTGTGGAGGGTGATTGCAATCGCCTGGCGCGCTCCGCAAGCTTTGCTGTAGCCAATAAACCGGGGGGCACTTCCTTTAATCCACTGGTTGTTCATGGAGGCGTGGGTCTGGGCAAAACACATCTGTTACATGCGCTCGGAAACCAGGTTAAAATGAATTTTATTGAGAAGACGGTACTGTATGTTCCTTCCGAAAAATTTACAAATCAGTTTATCGATTACCTGAAAAATAATGCCGTTAATGAGTTCATTCATTTTTATCAGATGATAGATGTGCTTCTCGTTGACGACATTCAGTTTTTTGCGAATAAGGACCGCACCCAGGATATATTTTTTCACATTTTCAACCACCTCCATCAGTCAGGCAAACAATTGATTCTTACATCAGATCGCTCGCCCCGTGACCTGGAAGGTATTGAAGAGCGGCTTCTATCCCGCTTTAAGATGGGCCTGACTACGGACCTTAGCTGCCCCGATTTTGAAACACGTATGGCGATACTGGAAAAGAAGATATATGCCGATGGAATAGAATTGCCTCACGATGTAATAGAATTTGTCGCGTATAATGTCAGCTCCAATGTCCGGGAATTGGAGGGAGCTTTAATCTCATTGCTGGCTCAGTCTTCTTTAAATAAAAAAGAAATCGATCTGGAAACAGCTAAAAAAATCATAAAGAACTTCGTAAAAAGTATTTCACGGGAAGTATCTATAGAATTTATCCAGAAATCGGTTTGTGAATACTTTAATGTTCAGCAGGATAAGCTAAAGGAAAAAACCAGAAAACGTGCCATTGTACAGGCTAGGCAATTATCCATGTATTTATCAAAAAGCTTTACAAAGAACTCACTCAAGGTAATCGGTCGTCATTTTGGAGGTAGAGACCATAGTACGGTAATTCATTCTTGCCAGGCAGTACGTGATTTGATGGATACAGATAAAGAATTCAGGGAATCTGTAGCTGATATTGAAAAAAGAATTCAATTGAGTATATCCTGA
- a CDS encoding phenylalanine--tRNA ligase subunit beta, with product MNISYNLLKKYLDNNLTPQEIAEILTNIGLEVENIQHLESVKGGLQGLKIGLVKSVGRHPDADKLTVTRVDTGDGNNLQIICGAPNVAPGQKVVVALHGTTIFPFEDKPVKIKKAKIRGILSEGMICAEDEIGLSADHSGILILPDTAEVGSPAAKYFNIADDYILSVGITPNRSDAMSHIGVARDLAAYLSFNRDQKISLTIPDISAFQIHNHTLPIEVTVENSDACPRFSGVTISGITVAPSPEWLKNTLNAVGIRSINNIVDITNFVIIECGQPLHAYDAKEIKGKEIYVKTLEEGTLFKTLDDKDLKLRASDLMVCNSDEGMCIAGVYGGAKSGVKETTESIFLEAAYWNPSWIRRTAAYHHLRTDAASHFERGTDPNGNIYALKRAALLICEYCGGQISSELTDVYPEIIKESVVSLKWSKLNRYTGINIQESDAKKILEALDFRIVSEDEEGITVRVPTFKTDVLRDVDLIEEIQRIYGIEKIPVPEKVRSALSYSADKKDKSSFVFGLSNALTGFGFREMINNSISNSKHSEVFYPESQDSIVRLQSFSNIGLDSMRTSMVFPALEAVHYNHNHKQYDLKLFEFGKTYSKNNNKYLEKEHLILLVTGSRFQESWNQEEQPVDFFFLKGIVENILKKAGISGFQTASTENEIYQSMISYDVNKQLIASIGKLNTGLLSYFDIKKEVFYAEFDLEALLNLGSNSATFVPPPKFPSVRRDLALIIDKKTSFQDIEGIAFKSSNSLLKEVNLFDVYSDEKIGSDKKSYAVSFMFQHPDKTLTDQEVENEMNQLLKTFSSELNAVVRH from the coding sequence ATGAACATTTCCTATAACTTATTAAAAAAATACCTTGATAATAATTTAACTCCGCAAGAGATAGCCGAAATTCTGACTAACATCGGCTTGGAAGTGGAAAATATTCAACACCTGGAATCAGTTAAGGGAGGCCTTCAGGGATTGAAAATCGGTCTGGTTAAAAGTGTAGGGCGGCATCCGGATGCGGATAAGCTGACGGTAACCCGGGTTGATACAGGCGATGGGAATAATTTACAGATCATTTGTGGCGCGCCTAATGTTGCACCCGGTCAAAAGGTAGTAGTTGCTTTGCATGGCACCACCATTTTTCCTTTTGAGGATAAACCTGTTAAAATTAAAAAGGCGAAAATCAGGGGAATCTTATCGGAGGGTATGATTTGTGCCGAAGACGAAATAGGATTAAGTGCCGACCATAGTGGAATTTTAATCCTGCCGGATACAGCAGAAGTCGGCTCCCCCGCTGCAAAATATTTCAATATTGCTGATGACTATATTTTAAGTGTAGGGATTACTCCCAACCGGTCTGATGCGATGTCGCATATTGGTGTAGCCAGGGATTTGGCTGCTTATCTATCATTCAACCGGGATCAAAAAATATCCCTCACGATTCCTGATATCTCCGCTTTCCAAATTCATAATCACACCCTTCCAATCGAAGTAACAGTTGAAAATTCTGATGCCTGTCCGCGGTTTTCCGGTGTTACTATTTCCGGAATCACTGTAGCACCATCTCCTGAGTGGCTAAAAAATACATTAAACGCAGTTGGGATTCGCAGCATAAACAACATTGTGGATATTACCAATTTTGTGATAATTGAATGCGGTCAGCCCTTGCATGCTTATGACGCCAAAGAAATAAAGGGAAAGGAAATTTATGTTAAGACGCTTGAGGAAGGGACCCTGTTTAAAACCCTCGATGATAAAGATTTGAAATTGAGAGCCTCAGACTTAATGGTATGCAATTCAGATGAAGGTATGTGCATTGCAGGAGTTTACGGAGGAGCAAAATCGGGAGTTAAAGAGACGACTGAAAGTATTTTTCTGGAAGCCGCTTACTGGAATCCATCCTGGATTCGCAGAACGGCTGCTTATCACCATTTACGAACCGATGCAGCCTCGCACTTCGAAAGAGGAACTGACCCTAATGGCAATATATACGCATTAAAGCGTGCGGCCTTGTTGATTTGTGAATACTGCGGTGGTCAAATTTCCTCAGAGTTGACAGATGTTTATCCTGAAATAATTAAAGAATCTGTTGTTTCACTCAAATGGAGCAAGCTAAACCGGTATACAGGAATTAATATTCAGGAATCAGATGCAAAAAAAATTTTAGAGGCCTTGGATTTCAGGATTGTTTCTGAAGATGAAGAAGGGATTACTGTCCGTGTTCCGACATTTAAAACCGATGTATTGCGTGATGTTGATTTGATTGAGGAAATACAGCGTATTTATGGAATTGAAAAAATTCCAGTTCCAGAAAAAGTGCGTTCAGCTCTCAGCTATTCAGCTGATAAAAAAGATAAAAGCTCTTTTGTATTTGGGCTTTCCAATGCACTTACAGGCTTTGGATTTCGTGAAATGATCAATAATTCCATTTCGAATTCAAAGCATTCAGAAGTGTTTTATCCCGAATCTCAAGATTCCATTGTTCGTCTGCAAAGCTTTAGCAACATAGGCCTTGATTCCATGCGAACCTCTATGGTGTTTCCTGCGCTGGAGGCAGTTCATTATAACCATAATCACAAACAGTACGATCTTAAGCTTTTCGAATTTGGTAAAACATATTCTAAGAATAACAATAAATATCTGGAAAAGGAACATTTAATACTGCTGGTTACAGGAAGCAGGTTTCAGGAATCATGGAATCAGGAAGAACAGCCGGTTGATTTTTTTTTCCTGAAAGGAATTGTGGAAAACATTTTAAAAAAAGCCGGCATTTCCGGCTTCCAAACAGCATCAACAGAAAATGAAATTTATCAGTCTATGATTTCGTATGATGTAAATAAACAATTAATTGCATCTATCGGAAAACTAAATACCGGGTTGCTTAGTTATTTTGATATTAAAAAAGAAGTTTTTTACGCCGAATTTGATCTGGAAGCACTTTTAAATTTAGGAAGCAATTCAGCCACGTTTGTGCCTCCTCCTAAATTTCCCTCTGTCCGCCGCGATCTAGCCCTTATAATTGATAAAAAAACTTCATTTCAGGACATTGAAGGCATTGCTTTTAAATCTAGTAATTCACTGCTTAAAGAAGTAAATTTGTTTGATGTATATTCAGATGAAAAAATAGGAAGCGATAAAAAATCTTATGCGGTAAGTTTTATGTTTC